The proteins below are encoded in one region of Fulvia fulva chromosome 9, complete sequence:
- a CDS encoding NADH-ubiquinone oxidoreductase, giving the protein MASKYVPTLFRSSTRAVRSCIREQRRTFQVSSVAKSASLNVHRNTPENNLDIPFRFNKQNEELIKEVLSRYPSQYKKAAVMPLLDLGQRQHGFTSISVMNEVARILEMPPMRVYEVATFYTMYNRNPVGRFHIQCCTTTPCQLRGSDGIMKAIEDHLGIHHGETTKDNIFTFTEVECLGACANAPMVQINDDYYEDLTPETTKQLLDALKEAAEKTGASGWAPGLAGESGKDQVSGQSTGKSLKQGGAGYTAQGVKIPAPGPLSQRISCENAAGQTNLLGDLPTPEQTLRKDGAL; this is encoded by the exons ATGGCCTCGAAGTACGTGCCGACGCTCTTCAGAAGCAGCACAAGAGCTGTGCGAAGCTGTATACGGGAACAGCGCCGGACATTCCAGGTCTCGAGCGTAGCAAAGAGCGCCTCGCTCAATGTG CATCGAAACACACCTGAGAACAATCTAGATATCCCCTTTCGGTTCAACAAGCAGAATGAGGAGCTCATCAAGGAAGTGCTTAGCCGGTACCCCAGCCAATACAAGAAGGCGGCAGTGATGCCCCTACTAGACCTCGGACAGCGCCAGCATGGATTCACGAGCATCAGTGTCATGAACGAGGTGGCGAGGATATTGGAGATGCCTCCGATGCGCGTATACGAGGTGGCCACATTCTACACCATGTACAACCGGAATCCTGTCGGCAGATTTCACATCCAGTGCTGCACAACG ACTCCTTGTCAGCTACGAGGAAGCGATGGCATCATGAAAGCGATTGAGGACCACCTCGGCATCCACCACGGCGAGACCACCAAGGATAACATCTTCACATTTACCGAAGTCGAATGCCTAGGCGCCTGCGCCAACGCCCCGATGGTCCAGATCAACGACGATTACTACGAGGATCTGACACCCGAGACGACTAAGCAGCTTCTCGATGCACTGAAGGAAGCTGCAGAGAAGACGGGCGCAAGTGGCTGGGCACCAGGTCTTGCGGGTGAGAGCGGTAAAGACCAAGTCTCTGGTCAAAGCACAGGGAAGAGCTTGAAGCAGGGAGGCGCAGGATACACAGCACAGGGCGTAAAGATTCCCGCACCTGGCCCATTGAGCCAGCGTATAAGCTGCGAGAATGCAGCAGGTCAGACGAACCTGCTGGGCGATCTCCCAACACCCGAACAGACGCTCAGAAAGGATGGTGCACTGTAA